TCTATTTTACCATATTATGCTCCGTCTATGCCAGCTTTCATTGGTGTTGTAAACAGACATTAACCACAATTATTTTGTATTGAGACATGGCttttaaaaaattaacaattattttaaactgtaaaatgaaaaatgtccaaCGGCAGCTTGGCTAAAATAAACTTTGTACCGGGGCACTGTATCAGCACAAGAGTACTTATGAGTCAGTAACTCAGATTCAGGGGCTAATAAACTTGATGAGGAAAACCTTATTTATACCAGTCTAAATTCGAAATGTGTATTAATAACTAATGTGTTCTTACCTGTTGCAGTGAAGATGACGTCGTAAATGTTCGCATCGAGCGCACGGACCCGATCCACAACGATCTGAGTGTAGTTGACGTCTTTGGTGATGAGACGAGGCCTGTTGCCGATGGGCAGGACGGGGTCCTCCAGCAGGGGGTGGTCCTTAACAAACTGAAGGGTCTTGTCTGGCAGGTGGAGAGAGCTGCTGATGTTCTGCCGTCGCATCAGGTTGTTAATACACTGGTGGAGGAAAAAGGCAGGCAGGAGACATTAAATATTTTGTTATCAAGTATGTTCACACCCGTCTGTCTATTAAAAACGACACAAGACAAGCACAGGAATAAACTGATTTCTTTCCTAtctattcattttctttttacatctGCATTGTCATTACACAATAAAGCATTTCCTGGATAGTTTGCCAAGCATTTACACAAAACTGAGCTCAGGTCTTAATTATTGGAGCTGTGTTAAAGGTACTTACTGCTCCAGGACGTGGAGTAGGAGTGATGCCGTTGTACCGGACCCACTTGGTGTGGGACTGCTCCACTGTGGCCTTCTGCATGTACTTGCCCTTGGAAAAGACTTCTTCCACAGCTGTCATGTTGTAAGCGCACACTGCTGACAAGCCCACGTTACCCCTGGGGGAAGAGAATGATGTGGGGGAGGGAAGATAAGTGAATTTAAAGGACCTGCATTATACTGACATATTTTCCCTTTCTGACCCCTACAGATCTTCTTCTCAAGATCTTCAAATCACTGACCACTGGGAGGTGAAGACCCCGTAGATGACTGTGTCCCTCCAGCCTGCCCCCTTCAGGATGAAGACATCATGTACTACGTTGAAAACAAAGTTGAGCTCAGGCATGGAGCACACCAGCTTGGCTTTCAGGAAGGACGTCCACTTCTTCTGCAGAGTGCGCTGCCCCCCAAGGTCGCCCTGTGGGAGAGAGGTTTATCAGCACATTAGGCGGTGGAGGGGGAGAGGAAATAAGGAGTGGGAAGAGGGAATGGCAGGTGTAAGAATGTGTGCAAGGGTGTATTTTCCACTGGGGGATGCGGGGAACATGTCACCATTACTTTTCAAAATCTTATTTTTGTCTGAGCCCATTTGCTTAAAACAATAAGTGCTACGAGTGCTTGGCAGAACTTCTTTGCCCAGCCTATATAGTTTTTTGATTAATATCTATTGTTTACAGTTAAAATTCTCCTTAAAAGACGCTAAAATTGAACATTAGTTAAAGAAAAGACAGTAGAGCACAGAGCTCTTTGTAGTAAAGATGCAAATAAAACATCTATCAGACAGCATCAAAACTATTTATAGGATTTTAAGATGGGTTAAAGCATAACAACACAAGCTTTAGGGGTTTATATAACATTTCTATTTTGTGTTATAACAACatttaaactaaattataaaaatgttagccaattttacctttttcttcacCAAACATCCACCCTTGAGTATGTGTACAATTGATTCAACAGCTGTTAGTCTGATATATAATGAATTTAACTGCTGTGTCTTGTTTAAAATGAGTCTCATGGCTTTTACGGGAACTATAAATTGTATCAGTTTATTACTATTAGATCCTTTCTGGGAGTTCACAACAGCTTTGGCCATCAGTGGTGATATGGGATGGAAACGTCAGATATTAACAGACTTGTGAATAATGCCTGAACAGCTGCTCACTAAAAACATCTTTAAGATCTTTAATTGAGacattttgcataaaaaatCCCTGGATTAGTGAGGTGAAATCTTTTATTTtgcattattcttttttttctctttttcaaacAGACAACAGTGTGATAATTATGATGCTCAGGGTAGATAGTTCCTGATGTAGGGGGAGAGATGGTCTGTTGAAGTTTGGTACAAAGCTAAAAATTGAACATATTATctcataaaaactaaactacagTGTAGAGCCTTATgtgaagcagaaaaaaagatctCTTTGTGCACAATTATGTTATGTACACTACCGTTAGCTGTAGAAACAGGTAGTTTTAGAGACCAAATGCTCTGTTGTGATTTAGGTTATGCTGAAAAAATAATGTTCATGTTTTAATGCCAACTATATAATTCAAgggattttatatatatatatatccactgACTGTAGTTGATTTGTTTTAGGATATGAGCTCAGGTCAGATCAAGAGAAGAGATACAAGATAATGGAAGGAGGaagaaggacacacacacagacagcaggtGGATTGGGGCTAAAGAGGGTTGCTGCTGGTATGTGCAGATGGTACATGACGTGTACTGACCTTACAGACGCGTGCCACCCGGGGGATGAGCAGCTTGCCAAAGAATTCATACTCCACTGACACCTCGGTGAAGAAGTAGTAGATTTTATCATCCTCGCCATCTACTCTGTTTCTCCCTTCACTTATCACATCAGCAAACACAAAACTGGGCTCTGCAAGAAAAGCagggaggagaaagagggagagaaaggtaTTGGTAAAGAAAGACTAGGAGGATTGATCTGCTACTGTGAAAGCCTCATTGTGTTCCTGCTGCGCAGggtgctacaacacacaattcaACAGAAAGCTTTAGAAACTTATTTTGAACCCTAAACACCAGACACTAGGGATGACCAGATCTATAACTCCCTCTCACACACCTTATTTTTCACGAACTACTTGATCCAATTACTGGAGgtctaaaggttaaaaaaatattaagttGATGAGCTTCAATTATTGATATGAAAGAAAGTTTAACGGGAGAATTCAACTCCTGAAATTGACGTGATGCGAGAAGATCAGTCGGTCAGTCAACTTGCCGTTGTACCGTGGTGATACATAGTGGAGCATCTTTTACCTCATAAACAATTTGAACAATTTAATGTTGGCCTGATATCACGTTCCTCAAAGAATTAAAATGAAGTAGCAACAGCTGATATAAGCTACTGCTGGCAACTTTTGCAATTTTATTTGGTGAACACGACAGTCAGCGCCGGATACAAATGAGAAGCTACTACCTGAATGTTTTGTACTCTGCTCTTTGCTAACGAGAAAGAGCAACATCTGTGTAATTAGTCGACCCCAGCGCCTGAACTCTGAGTCACTAATACCGGTGCGAACAAATCATTTTACACATTGTCACACTGTAATTTTCACTCGCATGTGTGAGCGAAATGCTTGCACATTGGGTTGTCTTAAAAGAGGGCACCGCTGCAACACTAGCAGGCTGAGGTGGACGAACATGGTGGAGTAAAGAAAGGATCAGATTATGATCCGTTTTTATTTGAGCCAATACTGAACCAGTAAAACAAGTCTTGATCGGCCCAGATACTGATCCTTAGGTTTGGCTCGGGGCATCTCTACCAGGCACAAAATCTTTTTTCATCCATTACTTTATTCAAGATGTTCACGTGTTACATATTGTCCCAACTCACCATTGAGCCATGATGTGGAGTACTCTGTCCTCAGCAGGGACTGGGATGGAGAGTACCTAGAAATAATCGGTTCACTGCCTAAGAAGTTATAAGCTGTCCCTGAGTACAGCTCTCCATCTGATAGAAAAACAgggaataaaacaacaacaaaatgtttcatTGTCCAGCGCGTCCATTTTgccttccaaaaaaaaaaacaagagattATTGGGGATTATTAAGCATTTTTACAGCGGGGCTGACAACCAAAAGAGCTCTTtgtgaaatgacataaaactgGCACCAACTCACCAACCATGACGGTAGTAAAGCTTTGTGATGGGTCAAAAGAGCACTTTCCCCGGCCATCTTCAGGTCGACCGCCCAACGAAAAGTCAGCGAGGTTCTGAAGGAAGTTCAGGATTAAATTTCAGTTAAAAGGTTGCTGTGATGATTGGCGAGCCCAAGCACATGTTTATTTGTGGCCATGAGCATGAACCTACCAAGTGGTCACACTGAGGTTGAAAGGCGTGCGTGCCGCAGACATACAGCTGCTCGTCGTCTATGACTTGGAGCACTCGAATGTAGTTTAGACAATCCCTCTGGAAAGCAACAATCAAACTAATTAGAACATACTGATATTTCATAATAGACTGTTTATTTATATCACTAAAACGAGTGACTGACACCGTAGTaataaacattaacattaattaGTGAACAGACCTCTCTCGATTTTCCTTTTTGAGTGCACATCAACATGTGATTTTCTGCAACTGTCCACTGAACCTTAAaatggttaaaaagaaaaaaagaaactcagAATTCAAATTTTTACAATTTTAATTTTCTCTGGTTTTCACAAATCTTATGCGTGTTTCGATACCTTGTTGTGTTTGACCGTCACATTCTTCTTGCTGAGCTCAAAGATGGCCTCCCTGGCTCCCACATACAGCGCATCTCTTTTCTCACTCAGCAACAGCGTGGAGTAGTTGAAGATCGCAGGCTCCGAAAACTCCATCAGATCTAAATCTGAGCACAAAACCATTGGAAAACATTAATTTAACATTCGGTTTTACTTAACAACGGTATTGAGAATTGaatttaaagctgctataatacatattatttatagtaacaatagatcaaatgactatgtgtaatgtgaaaaggGCCACTTGTAGTGATAAACCCACAGATAAttatcaccaaactccaccacaACCATAATTCTGGTTTTACATTAATCAGGTGGCTAGAAACATGCTtttcaaatgaatgctaatgttgctacaCGTCTGCTCAATGTGTATATATAAGTTCCTCATAACAACTTTATTAGAtaataatatgtcagtgttgtgtttacagcttgtttctgctgcccccaagagGCCAAAAGACagttaatgcaggtttaagttCATCTGAAGTAAATATcaacaatgtcaacaaaaaggtgacagagGTAGTCTGTGAATAAAAGGCACCGAAACACAACTTTAGAGGCTGAATCCTCAAACGTAGATGTTTGAGACACGTTTCTGCCTCTCCCGAGTGAGTGTGTCTCTTGTTATACTGAGTGTTGTGATTGATGGCAAACTCAGTGGAGCGCTTGTGTCTGGCAGGCTTTGGTTGTGCCAGGTGCAAGTAGGTTCGGGTTGCAGGTGCCTGGACATAAACACCACAATGATGAAAGGAAATACCCTCACTGATTGACTGAAATAGTGACTGTGCCACAGTGAGCGGAGAAAACTTTGTTAAGGGGTGAGCTGCGCTGGTTCTCACATGCTTACTGGAGCTATTTATGTAAATGGCAGTGTGCAAACAGCACTTCCACCGGACGCCTAAACGTTCTAACTTGAGACCTGTGAGACTGAGGTTAGCCTGAGAAAACAGGTGTCCCCTAACTATCTATTGTGAAACTGAAGTTGAAAGAGTTCTGTATATCTATACAGTATGAAGGCTCAGTTCAGTTGCATTGCTAGTGGAGCAACTGAACTTTACGTTAGTGGCTCCCGTTTCTTGTTTTAAGATTGTGTATGCTCATAAATACCAAGTCAGACTAACAAGTAGGACTTCCTTAAATTGAGCGCCTGTAGACTCTCGGTGACTCAAGCATGATTTGAATTTAAATCAGCCCAGGGGTTTCAAAAGAACATTTACCAGAAATGGTTTCGATTTCTGAGGATGGGGTTTACTGTAAAAAGGACACAGAACTATACAAACAAACCTTTAATAATAActaatatattaaatatttgatTAGTTGATACATTTATAATGGATTGAATAGAGAAGCAAAAGAATAACAAACAGCAAGTCAGTGTTACCAGAGCCAAAATCTTTATTGtaagcaaatgtttggcatttttaccTAATAAATGGTCAAAACTTTAAACAATGCATCTTTCAGTCAATTAACAGATCTCCCAGAAATACTGTATAATGACATCAAGGCTTACCTTGGTGTCTCCAAGAGGTTCGAGGCACAGCGTGGGGTCCATGGGTGGAGACCTCTAGAAGCAGCCCCAGAAACACTCCCAGCACGCCAAATCCCATATTAGACTCTGATAACTTCGGAACTGTGAAGTTTCCTCTGcaaggcaaaaagtaaaagcaaaacaaTCAAACCTGACCTCTTTTACAAGGAtgtagaaataaacaagttcCTCACAGGCTGATCTTATCATGCAGGACAGACACTAAAAAGGGGGCCGGCATCAAATCAACTTCCTTCATACTGAAAGCTGGCAGGATAGATTTATCGTCTTTGGTATCGCTTAGGAGGTTAGAAAAGCACGTCACACGCATTTGAATAAAATCAATGGAAAAATATATTTGGGACAGAaactgcacaataaaaaaacacaatgaaagCATGTGTGAAATTCATATTTTCATTTGTGAAAAACAGATATTTCTCATGTgaagatgttaaaaaaaacaaaaacattctgaaactagagctgcaaatatTAGTCAATTGGTCAATGGAAAGAAGTTagtttttcaagcaaaaatgacaaCCATTTGCTGGTTTTAAGTATTCTTCGCCATATATGACAGTCAATTCATATCTTTGGACTGTaaaattgtgatgggcatttttcacatacagtttttatgttatgttagacTAAATGATTCatcaattaatcgagaaaataatctgcagattaggTGTTAATGAAAATCTTTAGCCCGATATGACATTTCGTTATGTTGTTGTAAAATATCACAATACCCAGCGtgcttttttatttcactttttttgtgcTTTATTTGCAAGGGTTTTTTAAAAACCACATTTAAGCCACATTTAAATGAGGAACAAATGCTACTCATGTCCTGTCTCCTTCGTGCTTTTGAATCAGTAGTCGTTTGTTTAACACACCGCAAAAAAAGGAAGTAAACTCTTCGCTAGATTTCAGAAACTATTTCCATCCTTTCATTACAGTGTTCACCTAAAGACAATCAAATAAATGAATGGTTGCTTTTGGAACTTGGAGCCATTTCAGAAATGTTAAATAAAGCAGGAAAAAACAGATGGGTGTGAAGTTCCATGTGAATGAAGAATTAGACTGGGGGCAgtgaggaggaaagagagggagggctGCAGCACATGAGGGCCTGAACTAACACGACTTACAGTGGCAGAAAAACACCAGCTAGTTTGTAATACGCACAaaaacgacacacacacacacacacacacacacacacacacacacacacacacacacacacacacaaacacacacggccTAATACTCTGGCATACGTGTTTAAGCTCTATTAACAGTGCAGTTAATGTGGTGTGTTCTATGACCACTGTTTGACACTTCAGTTGATTGTTGGTATGTGCGTTATTATGCAACAATTTGCCACCTCGGgagaaaaatcactttttttttaaaacgtatTATTCTGCGCTGCACTATTGTTGAGACATAGCAATAGGTGTATCCGTTTGCCTCGGGTGATGATGACAACAATGACGATGATGACAGCATTCCTGGTAGCCATCAGCTCTTATCAGAAGCGGGTGTCGTTTTCCATTTATCCAATTTGTGAAGCATTGTGATCTTTTTGCCTTTCAACAGCTCTCTCTCCTGGTACATTCACGTCAGGATGTGTGCGATAAGGACTCCATTATGCTGCTCTGTGCCATTTAAGGAAGCGTTTCAGCGTATCAATCATGACATGTTATAAAATACTAAACAACGTCACAGTTGTCACAATAAAAATTTAGGACGAGTACATGAGTATCTTGAAATGCTGtgcattttattctggaagtgATGCGTCTCAAATATAGAAGATTCAGTCACTATAGCTAATAATATTTTTGTACTTTCATCTAAATTGTTATCTAAAATGGTGATATTCTCTGGTtgataaaaacatatttcaagTCGCCTGTTTCAGGTCAGCAGAAAAGCTGGGGGGGGGGAGCTCATGCTTTAAAGATTaagtaaaatattaaaataaatctcTAAATCTGTTCACAATCCTGCTTGTAATACATGCAAGATTTGCCAAATGTACTGCAATGCAGGGCACatgaaaaataatctttaattttCATGACCATCAACCAAATTCATTCTAACATGGACAGAAGAGTGATTACCTTCTTTCGCTTTGTCAATATTATCAACAATGAAATGGTATTAACTCAAAGTGATTAACTGACATCATTCAATTGTAAGACTCAAGTGCTTCCTGTCTCTTGATCCTATCTTGTGAAAGGGGCAGCATGGGGCGTGTCGGCACAACTGCAGCTTTGTACCCTGACTTTTCTCTCGTTTAACACAACTGAAGTTACTTTTTATAATATCGGAGAGGACTCTGAAGGCCAGGTGGCTCTGGTCAGTCAGCTGCATGCAGTTCTCTGAGGAAGTAAAGTGATCTGGCACAGATCAGGTTATTCTGGTTTTCTACAACATGCTCAAAAGAAGCTTAAATACCCGCAGCACACCTCCGCAAATGGGTGGGCCGGCAAGACAAAGAAGGGGATAAAAGGTTATCGGATGTCTTGTTAAGATGAGGATTTAGATAAAActtttctctcacagaaacCAACAGGCAGTCTCACTCATCTCTCATGTCACAGTAATATGGATTTAAGCATTCAAGCTACTGAAAGGAACGGTGTTCATTTAAAGTGGCTGAAGGAAGACCTAGTGAATAGAAATGACATACAAGAAAGGATCTTACAAGGAAAatgtagtgtttttttcttcttctttttttttattaggtcATTTGTCCTCATTTAAGATTTTCTAACCAAAATTACAGAACAAACGATACGACtacaagaaaaataaatcattgtcAACCACTTTTTGGTGACCTAGTAGCACCACTGTGGCTCATCCTACTCAAATATAGGTTAGTAATCAGTTACCCAGCCGAGGGGGAGATATATCATGTAGCACAGCACGTTCAGACAATCAATGAGGGCCACCACAGctagagaaaaagagagagaacgaTAATTCATTATTGATATGGTTGTAAATAAGAATAAATTACCCCAAAGGTATGACCCTCCTAACACCAGGAGTTTTTGTGAGGGTTTCCATCCCGGCTTCAGCCCAAGCCATGGACTCCACTCTGCTAAAGAGCGGGTCAAACGCACAAGGACCTATTGTTTGCTGAAGATGAGGGTAGCCTCCACTCCACTCCACCCCCACGCCCCAATCACATCCACATCATCACTGCAGAGTGGGCAAcaatgaacagagagagagaagggagggaggacagagagcgagggagagagaaaagcatCACTTCTCCCTCTCATCCAGTTCTTTTACAGTCTTGCCAATCTAAATGCCAGGACAGCTTAGCCCTGAGCCAAGCCAGTGTTTTCAAAGATCACACAAGCCCATGAGATCTAGGTGTGGAAGCATCCCATAAAAGATGATCCATAAACTGTCTGATGACGGCAGGAGAAACTGTTAAActgagacagggagaaagaaagggagTGACGTAGGCACAGTGTGAATGGAGGAGATAACAATACTGAATCCATGATGAAAACCCCAGACAGACTAAATTTCTCTCCGTTTTTGGCTTCTTTCCTATAGCTGCACGCTGCATAAATAAAAGCCTCAAACTAGATTCATCCCTCTATCAATCTTACCACTCTGAGCCCCATCAAGggcaaagcttaaaaaaaaacttcaaaccCTTTTGAGAGTCAGTGTTACAGTAGCAGAAAGAGCAAACTGGCAGCTACTCTATACTGCTGAGAGATTTAGAGGAGTGGCTACACTGGCCTGGGATATTTAAGACGGTGACCATGCTGGCAGGTCTCTTTGAGCCCTTTGTGTTCCTCTCTCAGCTCCTTTGGCTGAGCAGGGAGGTTGACACCTGCTTGGGGCCTTGGGGTTCCCAGCACTGTGCTGTTAACTGGGCACAGACATTGGCAGGCTGCCCACTGAGGACAGGGCACAGAGAGGGGGGAAACTGGAGCTCTGCCTATCTGTGCACAAGAACTGTGAATGTGTTAGTGAGTATGAGAGTAAGAGAGAACATTTGATCTGGAAAGTGATTTATTGACTTTATGCAACACAAATCATTAAGGGTGTGCCAACCATTTCATTTTAATGGAGGATGGTCATCAGAATAAATCACTGTATAAACAGATTTAACAGCTGGGTGGGGGTTTGCGGCTACGCACTTGTTTTTCCTTTCAGTACACACTGTTAGCTAATTAAGCATAACCACAATGACAATTAATTACCAAGGCAACCCACTACAACTAATAAGTAATTtctgtacaaaaacaaatatatagccAGTTTTAAAGGAAAATAACTTAAGTTTGTTTGCACTTCTTACTCAAGGCAGAGCAGTGGCCTTGtaaaataataactttatttatatagcactttttcaaacaaagtgcttcacaagacAATACAATGGCCGACcaacaatgataaaaaaaatgaaaaagatatTATAAAAAGATACAGACTGGCATCTTCACAGCCAATAATCTTTGTTTAAAAGCAAACAGGTGTACAACATGTATCTGCAGGATTGTAATAAAAAGGGGAAATCCTAAAGAAAAACCCACTTAAAATGCTCAGCAAAATGTTGAGGCGGCACAGAAAGTCAACAGACTACAGTGAGAACTGTGGTGAAGACGAATATGGACCATTTTGCAGTAAGCTAAAACTTTTGATTCCATAAAGGTGCCTGAAATATTATGGAGGACAAGCtgacagttacacacacacacacacacacacacacacacacacacacacacacacacacacacacacacacacacacacacacacacacacggcggaCCTTCCCACCCACATAACTGAAGCATGATACGGTCTAAATCCTGTACGATGCATGCATTTAGTGTTGCACTGTTGCTATGAATGGGAGAAATCTGACACTGAACAGTAAATCAAAACTCCCGTTAACCTATTGTGTTGACCATAAATCTGGCTTAAGTGGGAATTGGCACCTCAGCTGTTTTGACGGACTGGCTTCATTCAAATGAATGCAGGGCTCAAGTCGGTCTGAACATGAATTAATTAAGTAATTTGATTTTATTGGTGGTGATTGCCATTtgttaaaatagtaaaaaagaAAGTGCTTATAAGGAAATAGTTAAAGTGGAATGAAGCTGTATCAACTAAACCAACCATGTGTGACTCAAGGATAAGTTCCCTGATGAAATGTTAGGATAGCGGCTTCACCACTTGCCACCTCATTTCCAATGCAGAGTGCAAAAAAGAAGCTCCACATCCTGTGAGCAGAGATACAGAGTGTGAGGGAGGGTGATGTGAAGGAGTTGGACATTCAGTGCCTGCCAACAACTCCAACCCCTCACTCCTTTTCCCCTCACTGGCTCTCTTTTCCATGTGCTCATCAGCATCAATGCACAGAGTTGCTCTTCTTCCTTTTGCTGCAGCACGCCAAGAGGCTGCTACTCATTTTCTTTTCAGCTCCGTCTGTTGCTATAATACTAACGGTCCTAACCACGCACAAACAAACTGTGTAATGGGAAATGTGCTTTAAGTAGTTCATTTTGTGGAAAGAATGTCTCTTTTGGCAGTTCAGAATGACATTTCCATGTGGTGCTGCGCACTAATCTTTGCTCCAAGTTGCTCACATTCCTCCTTGTGAAAACAACTTCTGCTGTTGTCAAGATGCTGCTTCACACCTCCATGTAAAGGTTTAAAACTATTGTAAATTCAGCACTTAGGAGTGGGAATTGTTTAACCTGTAACCATCGCAGGTCATTTATATCAAAGACGGTAGACTAAATAACAGAATCCCTAAAACTGAGTGCAAACAGGACCATCTGTACGACAGTACCCACCCAGCTGTGGGAATGGTGATAAAACAGCACTGACAATGTATGCTAATGAGGGTGCTTTGCTGAAGGATTTCTAATAAACCCGTCACATAGTTTGACATCATAACTGGTAGTAATGTAATGATCACGGGACTCAGTGGATATTGCTGAACATTTTTAATCAAGATCTAGATCAAAGTGCAGGTCAcatttgttaaaaaagaaagaaatcatgGCCAGTGTATGTccaggaataaataaatatatatatatatatatatatatatatatatatatttaaaaaaaaaaaaaaaaataatcagcagatattcgttttttaaatcttaattttttttttcagtgtctcAAAGTACTGTTGGTTCTTCCTATAACAGCACTACTGTGgtgtttgttcttgtattctccagggtagggctgggacgattcgtCAACGTAGTCAACGTCATCGATTACGTAAATGCgtcgacacaaataatttgcgtcgatgcgtcactaaataaaataaataaataaaacttgcgtgcaaattcaTTAATGTAATGCGAaactaatgtaatgcggaactactgttagaaaTGCGGGTTCTAGGGACatctaatctgtagccccgccttagctctgaagctagccGAGCTCTCCACCTACATTCAGTTTTTTTGTCAGGTCGACGGTCCAGTtagtgagtcagagatagcaTCACGAAAGGACGAGTACGGCGAGTAGTGGCGACCCACAACAGTTAGAGGACCCgccggcctctttaagatcgcaagtttgggaaaacttcgagactgtatggctgcagcaTGGAGCCTCCCGTGTCCCGTGCCCTCCCGCCTGGTGCCGTCCCCGCCTCGAAAAGTTCGGTCTTCGGGTCAATTACAGTAGTAGGCTACGGGCGAGAGAGTGGTGTATAAGACGAGGACTGTGTGTCAGCGTTGTAGGGCTgaatgatttttgaaaataatctaattgcgatttttttccccaaatattgtgattgcgattcgatattcgattatttttttaagctctttgtcttctgtattattcaacaaagacaaacaataaataattttatagtatgaacaacacacaattacacactacacagttaaataagtaaaaatataatatatatatatatacacatatatatatacatatatatacatatacatatatatatatatatatatatatatatatatatatatatatatatatatatatatatatatatacacacacacacacacacacacacacacacacacacacacatacatacatacataccagtgtttttttttttttacagtgcacagagaggagctgcctccagcccttcccctcgtgaagttgcgtgctgccgtgtgcacttgctcagagaggctatcgttgcgttagctagttgctggtgttcttgacgtgggattaactgtactaataaaactgttgaaaccccgcggccacgctgctgtgaaagctccccgaacgtcatttatcagtctgattgttacccctctcagtggcagctcctccactccatatctttataacggagctaaccgctaaccgctaatcagagctaatcgttgcctaccgagccttgagttctgtgtgcctgtagtcattaactgcatgtatagactcaagcccgaataaaacccttcattttattaaaatggctgtaaaagttttaaactacaactcagagttgtttgaatgacagaaatctgctcaaggtacgacgtagcattag
The Sander lucioperca isolate FBNREF2018 chromosome 14, SLUC_FBN_1.2, whole genome shotgun sequence genome window above contains:
- the sema4d gene encoding semaphorin-4D isoform X1, translating into MAWAEAGMETLTKTPGVRRVIPLGGNFTVPKLSESNMGFGVLGVFLGLLLEVSTHGPHAVPRTSWRHQDLDLMEFSEPAIFNYSTLLLSEKRDALYVGAREAIFELSKKNVTVKHNKVQWTVAENHMLMCTQKGKSRERDCLNYIRVLQVIDDEQLYVCGTHAFQPQCDHLNLADFSLGGRPEDGRGKCSFDPSQSFTTVMVDGELYSGTAYNFLGSEPIISRYSPSQSLLRTEYSTSWLNEPSFVFADVISEGRNRVDGEDDKIYYFFTEVSVEYEFFGKLLIPRVARVCKGDLGGQRTLQKKWTSFLKAKLVCSMPELNFVFNVVHDVFILKGAGWRDTVIYGVFTSQWGNVGLSAVCAYNMTAVEEVFSKGKYMQKATVEQSHTKWVRYNGITPTPRPGACINNLMRRQNISSSLHLPDKTLQFVKDHPLLEDPVLPIGNRPRLITKDVNYTQIVVDRVRALDANIYDVIFTATDKGVVHKSVVYGGEVHIVEEIQLLKNSESIKNLLLSSETRSLYAGSDSGVVQSPTAFCGRYASCEDCVLARDPYCAWDPHTAACVNIFDAPSQRLRKLIQNLNGDADTCPSASGLSLKDYQRVTVKPGSSAELPCLVRSNLAQVMWKSNGSVLTEASRFLLIGENGLLIYSVAPEDQGHYECWSVEWAPAAGKNFSRLLAGYVLTLDLPPRAPHQAGHVTTTLGSQETSSTRAAEGNGKTDRALLMSALAPPSFTATVQFTSPPQTDSLTPPPSSTIKFLSKQRLPPSSNAPRPDSQDPAAEYLQHNNSIALLFLFLLFFLLFLAALAYNCYKQYLPAPCLRLRAALLGSHKSANQPEYRDCEEGLMMEASATDKMNMKEQPTQNGSQTTQNLRALRDTGYETEPECGNGQIPSHTFGDDSTSQEKPFDVECESQPIQFADAD
- the sema4d gene encoding semaphorin-4D isoform X3, translating into MAWAEAGMETLTKTPGVRRVIPLGGNFTVPKLSESNMGFGVLGVFLGLLLEVSTHGPHAVPRTSWRHQDLDLMEFSEPAIFNYSTLLLSEKRDALYVGAREAIFELSKKNVTVKHNKVQWTVAENHMLMCTQKGKSRERDCLNYIRVLQVIDDEQLYVCGTHAFQPQCDHLNLADFSLGGRPEDGRGKCSFDPSQSFTTVMVDGELYSGTAYNFLGSEPIISRYSPSQSLLRTEYSTSWLNEPSFVFADVISEGRNRVDGEDDKIYYFFTEVSVEYEFFGKLLIPRVARVCKGDLGGQRTLQKKWTSFLKAKLVCSMPELNFVFNVVHDVFILKGAGWRDTVIYGVFTSQWGNVGLSAVCAYNMTAVEEVFSKGKYMQKATVEQSHTKWVRYNGITPTPRPGACINNLMRRQNISSSLHLPDKTLQFVKDHPLLEDPVLPIGNRPRLITKDVNYTQIVVDRVRALDANIYDVIFTATDKGVVHKSVVYGGEVHIVEEIQLLKNSESIKNLLLSSETRSLYAGSDSGVVQSPTAFCGRYASCEDCVLARDPYCAWDPHTAACVNIFDAPSQRLRKLIQNLNGDADTCPSVASGLSLKDYQRVTVKPGSSAELPCLVRSNLAQVMWKSNGSVLTEASRFLLIGENGLLIYSVAPEDQGHYECWSVEWAPAAGKNFSRLLAGYVLTLDLPPRAPHQAGHVTTTLGSQETSSTRAAEGNASSPADTSSSLSSSGSSTPSALPSSSSSSSYSSTSSSTKPISVEAREAEVRLLPPLLKDQAWGVHAQEAFLLFCLALGPSDVHIHWLINGHSLDTPIMEYRRPLGQRKVLVSSWLREGPLIKDARYNCVAEASTGNDVSEVDLRLTVGDEESIPSRDLNQWRGALTEHEQLLKRWEKAWENCDGH